In Paenibacillus hexagrammi, the following are encoded in one genomic region:
- a CDS encoding extracellular solute-binding protein, with product MKADRLLDLTPIIDELGLRDKFYSFDEFTVNGKIYGLPMAGYVEGLFYNKKLLSENGIQPPQTWDELMAAAAVLKAKGIVPFALAAKDSWVINMMTNTLWVRTAGVDSVQGLLDGTKKWTDPDMLEAFSKYETLVTNKYFQEGSLALSYAEQQNKFMAGEAAFMFDGSWANTPLVDMEKSGISGDVGFMNFPDVGGPGDGYINGGWSNAYGFSKKLTDRQLVAAKAFIRQMYNEPMQKRQLLEEGMPPR from the coding sequence GTGAAGGCTGACCGCTTGCTGGACCTAACGCCGATCATTGACGAGCTTGGACTGAGGGACAAATTCTACAGCTTCGATGAGTTCACCGTAAACGGCAAAATTTACGGCCTTCCTATGGCCGGCTATGTGGAAGGGCTCTTCTATAATAAAAAGCTGTTGTCGGAGAATGGGATCCAGCCTCCGCAAACGTGGGACGAATTAATGGCTGCCGCAGCCGTTCTGAAAGCGAAGGGCATTGTCCCTTTCGCGCTTGCAGCCAAGGACTCCTGGGTCATCAATATGATGACCAATACGCTTTGGGTGCGGACGGCAGGCGTCGATTCCGTTCAAGGACTGCTGGACGGCACGAAGAAATGGACGGACCCGGATATGTTGGAGGCGTTCAGCAAGTACGAGACATTGGTTACAAACAAATATTTTCAGGAGGGCAGTCTTGCGCTCTCCTATGCGGAACAGCAGAACAAATTCATGGCCGGCGAAGCGGCCTTCATGTTCGACGGCAGCTGGGCGAATACGCCCTTGGTGGATATGGAGAAATCCGGCATCAGCGGCGATGTCGGCTTCATGAATTTTCCCGACGTAGGCGGTCCGGGAGACGGCTATATCAATGGAGGCTGGTCGAATGCCTACGGCTTCTCGAAGAAATTAACCGATCGTCAGTTAGTTGCAGCCAAGGCGTTTATTCGCCAAATGTATAATGAACCGATGCAGAAGCGGCAGCTGCTTGAAGAGGGGATGCCCCCGCGATGA
- a CDS encoding glycoside hydrolase family 3 protein — protein sequence MAHLSRKLQDISRKRGGEPLFIAVDQEGGMVSRIEKGATLLPGNMALGAAFAPAGVYAGSKVMGKELRQMGINMNFAPCLDINNNRLNPVIGVRSYGETAALVSDMGTRAVKGLQDTGVIATVKHFPGHGDTSEDSHLDLPIVPHSMERLMELELAPFVKAIEGGVDAIMTAHVVFPAMEESGVPSTLSHRILTGLLREQLGFKGLIITDCLEMKAISEGIGVAEGAVRAIEAGADIILVSHMFQRQTAALEAVIAAVESGRIPESRIDESLLRIMMSKVKRGIQFDQLEPLPEGDISTEEHQVLAKELSRRSITLVKDDAGASFDIQEPTVVIWTEVRSGTEIDEVVEREGTLGNILSDLAGTPIEEVYIGINPSEEDRQTALEAAARHKQVIVVTYNATFSPGQTQLVRKLAQSKDIRLIVAAGRNPYDLLEFPEVPTYYACYENRALAMESLAHILLGHDKPVGRLPVTLSEEYPIGWRHE from the coding sequence ATGGCGCACTTATCGCGCAAGCTTCAAGACATCAGCAGGAAGCGCGGCGGGGAGCCGCTCTTTATTGCCGTCGATCAAGAAGGCGGCATGGTTTCGAGAATTGAAAAAGGAGCAACGCTGCTTCCCGGTAATATGGCCCTAGGAGCCGCGTTTGCCCCTGCTGGCGTCTATGCAGGTTCGAAGGTCATGGGCAAGGAGCTTCGCCAAATGGGTATCAATATGAACTTCGCGCCTTGTCTGGATATCAACAATAACAGGCTAAATCCGGTAATCGGAGTGAGGTCATACGGAGAAACCGCGGCGCTAGTCAGCGATATGGGAACACGGGCGGTGAAGGGCCTGCAAGATACCGGCGTAATCGCTACGGTTAAGCATTTTCCCGGTCATGGAGATACCTCGGAAGACTCCCATCTTGATTTGCCGATCGTGCCTCATAGTATGGAACGCTTGATGGAGCTGGAGCTGGCACCCTTTGTGAAGGCCATTGAAGGCGGCGTGGATGCGATTATGACGGCGCATGTCGTATTCCCTGCCATGGAAGAGAGCGGTGTTCCGTCAACGCTTTCCCATCGCATCTTGACAGGGCTGCTGCGGGAGCAGCTTGGCTTCAAGGGGCTGATCATTACGGACTGTCTGGAGATGAAGGCCATCTCGGAAGGAATTGGCGTTGCGGAGGGAGCAGTCCGGGCAATCGAGGCCGGAGCGGATATCATTTTGGTGAGCCATATGTTTCAGCGGCAAACGGCTGCGCTTGAGGCGGTCATTGCCGCTGTGGAAAGCGGGCGCATCCCCGAGTCCAGAATCGATGAATCGCTGCTTCGGATTATGATGAGCAAGGTTAAGCGCGGCATTCAATTTGATCAATTGGAACCGTTACCTGAAGGGGACATCTCAACGGAGGAGCATCAGGTGCTGGCGAAGGAGCTTAGCCGCAGAAGCATCACATTAGTGAAAGACGATGCCGGAGCCTCTTTTGATATTCAGGAGCCTACGGTTGTTATATGGACGGAGGTAAGGTCTGGAACGGAGATCGACGAAGTTGTCGAAAGGGAAGGGACCCTTGGCAATATATTAAGCGACTTAGCAGGTACGCCCATTGAAGAAGTGTACATCGGGATCAACCCGTCCGAGGAAGATCGGCAGACCGCTTTGGAAGCTGCTGCGAGGCACAAACAAGTCATTGTCGTCACGTATAATGCCACCTTCTCTCCGGGTCAAACCCAGCTCGTTCGTAAGTTAGCTCAGAGCAAAGACATTCGTCTGATCGTGGCCGCGGGGCGTAATCCGTATGATCTGCTGGAATTCCCGGAGGTTCCGACTTATTATGCATGCTATGAGAATCGCGCCCTTGCCATGGAGTCGTTGGCTCATATTCTCCTCGGGCATGATAAGCCGGTCGGCCGTCTACCCGTTACCCTTTCGGAGGAGTATCCGATCGGTTGGAGACACGAATAG